Proteins from one Aureimonas sp. SA4125 genomic window:
- a CDS encoding ABC transporter permease, whose amino-acid sequence MAPSAQVVRSRLSPLNQRRLQNFRANRRGVWSFWIFLFLFFGTLGAEFVANDKPLLVEYKGEYYAPIFKDYPEEVFGGFLPVTDYRDPFVQEEIRGNGWMIWPPIRYSYRTVNNEIPTPAPSAPSWTFSKEERCAQYPQGVNDPNCTFGNMNWLGTDDQARDVLSRLIYGFRISVLFGLILTGLSAVIGVAAGAVQGYFGGWVDLLFQRFIEIWTSIPVLYLLLIIAAILPPGFWILLGIMLLFSWVAFVGVVRAEFLRARNFEYVTAARALGVGDWTIMVRHLLPNATVATLTFLPFILNGSITTLTSLDFLGFGLPPGSPSLGELLAQGKNNLQAPWLGISGFVVLSLMLSLLVFVGEAVRDAFDPRKSFR is encoded by the coding sequence ATGGCGCCTTCCGCGCAGGTCGTGCGCAGCCGCCTTTCGCCGCTGAACCAGCGCCGGCTGCAGAATTTCCGCGCCAACCGCCGCGGCGTCTGGTCGTTCTGGATCTTTCTCTTCCTGTTCTTCGGCACGCTCGGGGCCGAGTTCGTCGCCAACGACAAGCCGCTGCTGGTCGAATACAAGGGCGAGTACTACGCCCCGATCTTCAAGGACTATCCCGAGGAAGTCTTCGGTGGCTTCCTGCCGGTGACCGACTACCGCGACCCCTTCGTGCAGGAGGAGATCCGCGGCAATGGCTGGATGATCTGGCCGCCGATCCGCTACTCCTATCGCACCGTCAACAACGAGATCCCGACGCCGGCCCCCTCCGCCCCGTCCTGGACATTCTCGAAGGAAGAGCGCTGCGCGCAGTACCCGCAAGGGGTGAACGACCCGAATTGCACCTTCGGCAACATGAACTGGCTCGGCACCGACGACCAGGCGCGCGACGTGCTCTCGCGCCTCATCTACGGCTTTCGCATCTCCGTGCTGTTCGGACTGATCCTGACGGGCCTGTCGGCCGTCATCGGCGTCGCGGCGGGCGCGGTACAGGGCTATTTCGGCGGCTGGGTCGACCTCTTGTTCCAGCGCTTCATCGAGATCTGGACCTCGATCCCGGTGCTCTATCTGCTGCTCATCATCGCCGCGATCCTGCCACCCGGCTTCTGGATTCTCCTCGGCATCATGCTCCTGTTCTCCTGGGTCGCCTTCGTCGGCGTCGTCCGGGCGGAGTTTTTGCGGGCGCGCAACTTCGAATATGTGACGGCGGCGCGGGCGCTCGGAGTCGGCGACTGGACGATCATGGTCCGCCATTTGCTGCCGAATGCGACGGTGGCGACGCTGACCTTCCTGCCCTTCATCCTCAACGGCTCGATCACCACCCTCACCTCGCTCGACTTCCTCGGCTTCGGCCTCCCCCCCGGCTCGCCCTCGCTCGGCGAACTCCTCGCCCAGGGCAAGAACAACCTGCAGGCACCCTGGCTCGGCATCTCCGGTTTCGTGGTACTCTCCCTGATGCTGTCGCTGCTCGTCTTCGTCGGCGAGGCGGTGCGCGACGCGTTCGATCCGAGGAAGAGTTTTCGGTGA